The stretch of DNA TGGAACACCAACCGCAGTTGAATCATCAGGAATGCTTTTTACCACAACCGAATTCGAACCGATACGGCAATTCTCACCAATGAGAATATCGCCTAAAATTTTAGCACCTGAACCAATAACGGTATGATTCCCAATGGTTGGATGGCGTTTGACACCACGATCTAAACTCACACCACCTAATGTAACGCCTTGATAGATCAAAACATCATCACCAACAATGGCTGTTTCACCAATGACAACGCCAAAAGCGTGGTCTATAAAGACACGACGACCTATAGAAGAAGCCGGGTGAATGTCTGTGTTGGTAACAATTTGAGAAATACCCATAATAGCACGAGCAAGGGTTTTAAAACCCTTTACATGTAAAGCATGTGCGATGCGGTAATTTGCTAAAGCCCATACACCGGGGTAGTTAAAAAAAAGCTCTACTTTAGAGTTAATCGCTGGGTCATGCAGAATCGGTTGGGAAAAATCTTCTTTAATTTTTTCCCACAAAGAGACGGAGTTCATTGCGTATTATCCTCATTATTAATCGTTTTAAGATAACCGTTGTCATTTAAGAAAAGATAGATTTCACCCAAAATATGCTTTTTCTCTTTTTCACTAATAATATCAGAAGCTTCAATACGATCATTAAGGTTCTCTTGTACCTCTTTAATATCATAATCAAGATCTTCTAATATATCACTAATACTTTGAGATTCAAGGATGTTCTCGATCTTATAACCATCGTCATCAATGATAATAGTAGCTTCTGTTGGATGAGTAAAAAGGTTGTGTTTCATACCCAATACTTCTTGATAAGCACCCACTAAGAAAAAGCCTAAGAAATAGTCACGATTTTTGATGTCAACATCGTGCAAGAAAAGCGGCGTTTCCGTATTGAAACCAATTTCGCCATCACTATCGCAGGTAATATCCCACAAAGATGCTGAACGTGTTGGTACTTCATCTAATCTATCAAGAGGCATCACAGGGAAGGTCTGACCAATACCCCAAAAATCAGGCAAGCTTTGGAAGAGCGAGAAGTTAACCAAGTAACGCTCTTGCACACGATCTTGAATATCTAAAATCTCACTAAATTTCTTATCAGCAACCAAACCTACCGCTTTTTTGATAATAAGATTGACTAAAATCTCAGTATTTGAGCGATCTTGAAGGTCAATATAACCCAAATCAAAGAGGGTTAGTAAAGATTCCATATGATCGATACTATCATGCAAAAATTCAAGTGCATTTTTACGGTTGATCGTTCCTAGAAGATCATACAACTCTTGTACAAGAGGAGGGTTGACCTCTTTAAGCCTTAGTTTTTGATCGGTATATTCTTGTGAAAAGAGTTCCAAAACAGGCGCAATAAGCACTGCATGGTGCGCGGCAACAAAGCGACCAGATTCAATGAAGATGTCTGGTTCATGAACCCCTTTTTGAGTTGCAATATCTTTAAGCAAATAAACAACGTCATTGGCATACTCACTAAGAGTATAGTTTTTATGCAGTGTCGTTTTATGCTGTGAATACTCTACCGCCAAACCACCACCAAGGTTAATCGCTTTAAGATGCGTTGCCCCCATACGACAGAGTTCTGCGTAAATATTTCCTGCTTCACGAAGCGCTTTTTTCAAAGGAGCGATATCGGTGATTTGCGATCCAATATGAAAGTGAATCATCGTAAATTTATCGAGTAAATTA from Sulfurospirillum arsenophilum NBRC 109478 encodes:
- the cysE gene encoding serine O-acetyltransferase, which produces MNSVSLWEKIKEDFSQPILHDPAINSKVELFFNYPGVWALANYRIAHALHVKGFKTLARAIMGISQIVTNTDIHPASSIGRRVFIDHAFGVVIGETAIVGDDVLIYQGVTLGGVSLDRGVKRHPTIGNHTVIGSGAKILGDILIGENCRIGSNSVVVKSIPDDSTAVGVPARVIEKGRDKSPMAHNKIPDINKELFIYMFKRIKILEEAVLTTNKDLKIKDDELEAIYKCYLESVKE
- the speA gene encoding biosynthetic arginine decarboxylase translates to MDYGIKTWGNDNFFIEDGKVKVNTGCEPSLIEIIQEIRRDGIRGPILLRFPHLIQKQIRMIYKSFADAKREFGYEGNFSAVYPLKVNQFPNFVKNLVSIGQKYNYGLEAGSKAELILAMAYNNPHAPITVNGFKDNEMISLGFIAAEMGHDITLTIEGLNELESIISIAKDRFGCVPNIGLRIRLHSSGIGIWAKSGGINSKFGLTSTELLEAVNMLRDANLLDKFTMIHFHIGSQITDIAPLKKALREAGNIYAELCRMGATHLKAINLGGGLAVEYSQHKTTLHKNYTLSEYANDVVYLLKDIATQKGVHEPDIFIESGRFVAAHHAVLIAPVLELFSQEYTDQKLRLKEVNPPLVQELYDLLGTINRKNALEFLHDSIDHMESLLTLFDLGYIDLQDRSNTEILVNLIIKKAVGLVADKKFSEILDIQDRVQERYLVNFSLFQSLPDFWGIGQTFPVMPLDRLDEVPTRSASLWDITCDSDGEIGFNTETPLFLHDVDIKNRDYFLGFFLVGAYQEVLGMKHNLFTHPTEATIIIDDDGYKIENILESQSISDILEDLDYDIKEVQENLNDRIEASDIISEKEKKHILGEIYLFLNDNGYLKTINNEDNTQ